From Neodiprion pinetum isolate iyNeoPine1 chromosome 7, iyNeoPine1.2, whole genome shotgun sequence, a single genomic window includes:
- the LOC124223393 gene encoding uncharacterized protein produces MQLSRKMSAQNMMASISRTLRTRRDSKSAAANEVKFAGEESKDKLYEPKHRQKLVRVLTVVAYVISVSLAAIILSLYYMFIWKPEDRPLNATSSRAGCPNYTSSPPPGAGPVPTTRHPGSTPYHDAIGDERRGTEAATPGMPSVSNLDENFYDEILEERDDRPALKKDGDDASTTLSKDQPFYAGRNARDRILKRK; encoded by the exons ATGCAGCTGTCAAGAAAGATGAGCGCCCAGAATATGATGGCTAGTATAAGTCGTACTTTGCGTACAAGGAGAGATAGCAAATCGGCCGCCGCTAACGAGGTGAAATTTGCCGGGGAGGAGAGCAAGGACAAACTTTACGAGCCTAAGCACAGGCAGAAGCTAGTGCGGGTCTTGACGGTCGTTGCCTACGTTATTTCTGTTAGCCTAGCTGCGATTATTTTGTCCCTTTACTACATGTTCATCTGGAAACCGGAAGACCGTCCTTTAAACGCTACGAGTAGCAGAGCCGGGTGCCCGAATTATACGAGCAGCCCGCCGCCCGGTGCGGGGCCGGTTCCCACCACTCGGCATCCCGGATCGACTCCTTACCACG ACGCGATTGGAGACGAGAGAAGGGGGACGGAGGCGGCGACACCGGGCATGCCGTCAGTGTCCAACTTGGACGAGAATTTCTACGATGAGATTTTGGAAGAGCGCGACGATCGGCCAGCGTTGAAGAAGGACGGAGACGATGCGTCGACCACCCTCTCCAAGGATCAGCCATTTTATGCAGGGAGAAACGCGAGGGATCGCATCCTTAAGCGGAAATGA
- the LOC138191265 gene encoding uncharacterized protein, producing the protein MQHFSEHSSSSVQRGVIDAAQETNDRIRGSDTSQRDYRKSKEDGCQRQPSRGCKLSNEWYFVTCKRTNARETSVQTWEPWKRSTCVSKCNQLRKSTRTSATGEDVDFQVFREKKWFFDAGACCELCTNQGMNRRSCGNGTLYAGEIHVNAYPNSSIGDPAAGAPNDGYNRLSELKYRSGNEVRDRGKIPEDKSPITRKNIGCGICEAIQDRLFADVALQVVVCSKRDANTVTVEPAEGAKTASKKSSDKGVSGQMGAKRTETSKAKKTVVVKKRSNIGSSKRRPSVKSSGTKKKKVRKVLQGKKLTDGKSSTNSTKVSGNEGGVKNDLHVTTPPVPGLRRICVDVMTDDDLSKHDRILCAHVRPVASLTNVPPESEDKNSLESEGGESVIANDFNDETSASPGGGQKNDETIDKVETESKVEILQNNIEADGLNKLGTCSSKCKGITTQLQTCDKLRIKSGAGSSKKQTEYESTSLEENQEALKRDSAKKKSVGKKPRKARRSSRSSSSEQDDDFPQRKLIQSKHLDANEIQKVKTKRNVRKCGQERAGELQGEQLVTVTDETVTTCEKSTTAGKSRTRSPVTVDEPSLASFPFEKDTLPKSGKLGSRRREASSVMTIWQWLCRKHQRSRTPAEIPMFGKTSPSSGSHDNHAAKDPFLSLLLPDIASDFAMTTAGDSTYGTGSFDGKAACASLSKVDGGRGSRKVRKSKNKH; encoded by the exons ATGCAACATTTCTCCGAACACTCGTCGTCATCGGTGCAACGAGGTGTAATTGATGCAGCCCAGGAAACGAACGACCGTATCCGAGGCTCGGATACGTCGCAGCGAGATTACCGAAAGAGCAAGGAGGACGGCTGTCAGCGGCAACCGTCCCGGGGCTGCAAATTGTCGAACGAATGGTATTTCGTAACTTGTAAACGGACCAATGCCCGAGAGACTTCCGTTCAGACCTGGGAGCCGTGGAAGCGCAGCACCTGCGTTTCCAAGTGCAATCAGCTTAGAAAATCGACTCGTACCTCAGCGACCGGTGAAGACGTAGATTTCCAAGTTTTTCGGGAGAAAAAATGGTTCTTTGACGCCGGCGCGTGTTGCGAGCTGTGCACGAATCAAGGAATGAACCGTCGTAGTTGCGGAAACGGAACTTTGTATGCTGGGGAAATTCACGTCAACGCCTATCCCAATTCCTCCATCGGCGACCCGGCGGCGGGGGCACCGAACGACGGTTACAACCGACTTTCGGAATTGAAATACCGCTCGGGTAACGAAGTACGGGATCGAGGTAAAATCCCCGAGGATAAAAGCCCGATCACCCGGAAGAATATCGGCTGCGGAATTTGCGAGGCTATACAAGACCGACTGTTCGCGGACGTGGCTCTACAAGTTGTCGTTTGTTCGAAAAGAGATGCCAACACTGTCACTGTGGAACCTGCGGAGGGTGCTAAAACAGCATCGAAGAAGTCGTCGGATAAAGGTGTCTCGGGACAAATGGGGGCAAAACGTACCGAAACTTCGAAGGCGAAGAAAACGGTCGTAGTTAAAAAACGAAGTAATATCGGTTCGAGTAAAAGGAGACCTTCGGTAAAAAGCAGCggcacgaagaaaaagaaagttcGTAAGGTGCTGCAGGGAAAGAAACTGACAGACGGAAAGAGCAGCACGAATTCTACGAAGGTATCGGGGAATGAAGGCGGCGTTAAGAATGATCTGCACGTTACTACGCCTCCGGTTCCAGGGCTCCGAAGGATCTGCGTAGATGTCATGACGGATGACGACCTCTCGAAACATGATCGTATACTTTGCGCTCACGTCAGGCCTGTCGCATCGCTAACAAATGTTCCGCCGGAGAGTGAGGATAAAAACAGCCTCGAGAGCGAAGGAGGTGAGTCAGTAATTGCCAATGATTTTAACGACGAAACAAGTGCCTCGCCCGGAGGTGGgcagaaaaatgacgaaactATTGACAAAGTCGAAACGGAATCGaaggttgaaattttacaaaataatatcGAAGCGGACGGTTTAAACAAGTTGGGGACATGCTCCAGTAAATGTAAGGGTATAACAACGCAGCTGCAGACCTGTGACAAGCTTCGAATTAAATCTGGCGCTGGATCATCCAAAAAGCAAACTGAATACGAATCAACGTCGTTGGAAGAGAATCAAGAGGCGCTGAAACGTGATAGCGCGAAGAAAAAATCCGTGGGCAAGAAACCGCGAAAAGCTCGAAGATCCTCGAGGTCGAGCAGCAGCGAGCAGGACGACGATTTTCCACAGAGGAAACTCATCCAATCGAAGCATTTAGAcgcgaatgaaattcaaaaagtgaaaactaaAAGAAACGTTCGGAAATGTGGACAAGAACGCGCGGGCGAACTACAGGGGGAACAGTTAGTGACAGTTACTGACGAAACTGTAACGACCTGTGAGAAATCGACAACGGCTGGAAAGTCAAGGACCAGGTCACCCGTCACCGTCGACGAGCCTTCTCTCGCCTCG ttccCTTTTGAAAAAGATACCCTTCCGAAATCAGGAAAGCTAGGGTCGCGACGTCGAGAAGCCTCGTCGGTGATGACGATCTGGCAGTGGCTCTGTCGAAAACACCAAAGGAGCCGCACGCCTGCGGAAATCCCGATGTTCGGGAAGACTTCCCCGTCATCGGGATCACACGATAATCACGCTGCGAAGGACccgtttctttctcttctcctcCCGGATATCGCATCCGATTTCGCAATGACAACGGCGGGAGATTCCACGTACGGCACCGGTTCGTTCGATGGAAAAGCTGCTTGCGCGTCTTTGTCAAAGGTTGACGGAGGGAGAGGATCGCGGAAAGTTCGGAAGTCTAAAAACAAACATTAA